From Prionailurus bengalensis isolate Pbe53 chromosome F2, Fcat_Pben_1.1_paternal_pri, whole genome shotgun sequence, one genomic window encodes:
- the RGS20 gene encoding regulator of G-protein signaling 20 isoform X1, with amino-acid sequence MRTADGGELAGASPPAGRADGGSPVGSERTEVRKRQMPAAQETTGPAPGQHGAGSRGSNACCFCWCCCCSCSCLTVRNQEEQRPRRASHELRREDLPTCEESPSPTLEEVSAWAQSFDKVMLTPAGRNAFREFLRTEFSEENMLFWMACEELKKEANKTVIEEKARTIYEDYISILSPKEVSLDSRVREVINRNMGEPSQHIFDDAQLQIYTLMHRDSYPRFMNSALYKDLLQSLSEKSVEA; translated from the exons CCCGTGGGATCCGAGCGGACGGAGGTGCGGAAACGGCAGATGCCCGCGGCCCAGGAGACCACCGGCCCCGCGCCGGGCCAGCACGGAGCGGGGAGCCGCGGCTCCAACGCCTGCTGCTtctgctggtgctgctgctgtAGCTGTTCCTG TCTTACTGTTAGAAACCAAGAAGAACAGAGACCCAGGAGGGCCTCCCATGAACTCAGACGAGAAGACCTTCCAACCTGTGAAGAAAG CCCAAGCCCCACTCTGGAAGAAGTCAGCGCCTGGGCCCAGTCGTTCGACAAGGTGATGCTTACCCCGGCGGGAAGGAATGCCTTCCGGGAGTTCCTCCGGACAgaattcagtgaagaaaatatGCTCTTCTGGATGGCGTGTGAGGAGCTGAAAAAGGAAGCTAATAAGACCGTTATCGAAGAGAAAGCAAGGACAATCTACGAAGACTacatttccattctttctccGAAAGAG GTCAGCTTGGACTCCCGCGTAAGAGAAGTCATCAACAGGAACATGGGAGAGCCCTCCCAACACATATTCGATGACGCCCAACTTCAGATCTACACCTTAATGCACAGAGACTCGTATCCCCGGTTCATGAACTCTGCCCTCTATAAAGATTTGCTTCAGTCCTTATCTGAGAAATCAGTGGAAGCATAG